A stretch of the Archangium violaceum genome encodes the following:
- a CDS encoding FHA domain-containing protein yields the protein MSNGSPPARRRPTSGSPSGSPSGSPSGGATGSRPAVRRTSTGTAPRTAPEPVLGTKLVCSAGPSSGEEFGLEDGEYVVGRANDNPICIPDTSVSRRHVLIRRVGGGWAASDLGSGNGTLLNGEPLTDEMPLTHGDILTLGDTELTFNDTSNATMMMPMPVAPPTRPARSRPAARPAPAADAGDEADAEGSGEVSSSVPRRPPPRPEGRVRSSRGRAATAAAAPDPKAQQRKKRLLLLTAGVFVMLVGLLAIMKVQQQREEEVLRAKARIAQERREQIEALFQEAKNLIRDGKWTAAKAKLLELQEAEPNHVQLPDYLARVQKEIPNQEALDVAKAALDKNQLGPAAAALAKVSKDTQLFELARTLRVSLTDKADKRVRESQTLLEQKQLDQAKAITDDVLAAFPEHRDAKVINEQAAQAIAIRDAPPPPPTPKEAPKPWEQAVDRFRDGDLQGAVAMANACSSKHSQCKVLMGQLTDFGNLYKKLEDLDAKGLARLLDLDKKITNGRGSKLSRSAGTRAANIFFKSASAAKAAGQYGRAMENAQRALQADPGHVGATNIVSELRAKAKDVYLQAYALKDTNPEDAVLKFKEVLAMSPAEDETHQKAKSWIEKLQR from the coding sequence ATGTCGAACGGTTCCCCCCCCGCACGCCGTCGTCCCACGTCGGGCTCCCCGTCGGGCTCCCCCTCGGGCTCCCCCTCGGGTGGAGCCACGGGTTCGCGCCCCGCGGTACGCAGGACCTCCACCGGCACCGCCCCCCGCACCGCGCCCGAGCCGGTGCTGGGGACGAAGCTCGTCTGCTCCGCGGGCCCCTCCTCCGGTGAGGAGTTCGGGCTGGAGGATGGCGAGTACGTCGTTGGCCGGGCCAACGACAACCCCATCTGCATTCCGGACACCTCGGTGTCCCGCAGGCACGTGCTCATCCGCCGCGTGGGCGGAGGCTGGGCCGCGAGCGACCTGGGTTCCGGCAACGGCACCCTCCTCAACGGCGAGCCCCTCACCGACGAGATGCCGCTGACGCACGGCGACATCCTCACGCTCGGCGACACGGAGCTGACGTTCAACGACACCTCCAACGCCACGATGATGATGCCGATGCCGGTGGCGCCCCCGACGCGGCCGGCCCGCTCGCGCCCCGCGGCCAGGCCCGCTCCCGCCGCCGACGCCGGGGATGAGGCCGATGCCGAGGGGAGTGGAGAGGTGTCGTCCTCCGTTCCGCGCCGCCCGCCGCCCCGTCCCGAGGGCCGCGTGCGCTCCTCGCGGGGGCGAGCGGCGACGGCGGCGGCGGCGCCGGATCCGAAGGCGCAGCAGCGCAAGAAGCGCCTGTTGCTCCTCACCGCGGGTGTCTTCGTGATGCTGGTGGGCCTGCTGGCCATCATGAAGGTGCAGCAGCAGCGGGAAGAGGAGGTCCTGCGCGCCAAGGCGCGGATCGCCCAGGAGCGGCGCGAGCAGATCGAAGCGCTCTTCCAGGAGGCCAAGAACCTCATCCGCGACGGCAAGTGGACGGCCGCCAAGGCGAAGCTGCTGGAGCTGCAGGAGGCGGAGCCCAACCACGTGCAGCTGCCGGACTACCTGGCGCGCGTGCAGAAGGAGATCCCCAACCAGGAGGCGCTCGACGTGGCCAAGGCGGCGCTGGACAAGAATCAGCTCGGCCCCGCGGCCGCCGCCCTGGCCAAGGTGAGCAAGGACACCCAGCTCTTCGAGCTGGCGCGTACCCTCCGGGTGTCGCTGACCGACAAGGCCGACAAGCGCGTGCGTGAATCGCAGACGCTGTTGGAGCAGAAGCAGCTCGATCAGGCCAAGGCCATCACCGACGACGTGCTCGCGGCGTTTCCGGAGCACCGCGACGCCAAGGTCATCAACGAGCAGGCGGCGCAGGCCATCGCCATCCGCGACGCGCCTCCGCCGCCCCCCACGCCGAAGGAGGCGCCCAAGCCGTGGGAGCAGGCCGTGGATCGCTTCCGCGATGGAGATCTACAGGGCGCGGTGGCCATGGCCAACGCCTGCTCGTCCAAGCACTCCCAGTGCAAGGTCCTGATGGGGCAGCTGACGGACTTCGGCAACCTCTACAAGAAGCTGGAGGACCTGGACGCCAAGGGCCTGGCGCGCCTGCTGGACCTGGACAAGAAGATCACCAACGGTCGCGGGAGCAAGCTGTCGCGCTCCGCGGGCACGCGCGCCGCCAACATCTTCTTCAAGAGCGCCTCGGCGGCGAAGGCGGCCGGACAGTACGGCCGCGCCATGGAGAACGCCCAGCGCGCCCTCCAGGCCGACCCCGGCCATGTCGGTGCCACCAACATCGTCAGCGAGCTGCGCGCGAAGGCCAAGGACGTCTACCTGCAGGCCTATGCCCTCAAGGACACCAATCCCGAGGACGCCGTGCTCAAGTTCAAGGAGGTCCTCGCCATGAGCCCGGCGGAAGACGAGACGCACCAGAAGGCGAAGTCCTGGATCGAGAAGCTCCAGCGATGA
- the cpaB gene encoding Flp pilus assembly protein CpaB encodes MLKGKTPLIIALALGLLAGIIAWSAIKKKEADVRRGWNLVPVVVASQDVPEGTVISFDMISQRSVPEQFVTSSVVKPDSATYVVGQKVLVALQAGDPLLWSQFETTKAAERLSTKVQKKVRAITVEAKPTTSVGGWIRPNDHVDVIGTFRDPQTDESVAVTLLQNVIVLATGKVTGTTNVNLIPEHQREYSNITLMVIPEEAEILTLASELGNLTMSLRNEEDVDMIEERGRATISTLLSGERTRVLEQKRREIIQIIKGNATEKSAVGSTGAP; translated from the coding sequence ATGCTGAAGGGTAAGACTCCGCTCATCATCGCATTGGCGCTCGGCCTGCTGGCCGGCATCATCGCGTGGTCGGCGATCAAGAAGAAGGAAGCGGACGTGCGTCGCGGCTGGAACCTGGTGCCGGTGGTCGTGGCCTCCCAGGATGTCCCCGAGGGCACCGTCATCTCCTTCGACATGATCAGCCAGCGCTCGGTGCCGGAGCAGTTCGTCACCTCGTCGGTGGTGAAGCCGGACTCGGCGACCTACGTGGTGGGCCAGAAGGTGCTCGTGGCGCTGCAGGCGGGAGATCCGCTGCTGTGGAGCCAGTTCGAGACCACCAAGGCCGCCGAGCGCCTCTCCACCAAGGTGCAGAAGAAGGTGCGCGCCATCACCGTGGAGGCCAAGCCCACCACGTCCGTGGGCGGGTGGATCCGCCCCAACGATCACGTGGACGTGATCGGCACCTTCCGAGATCCGCAGACGGACGAGAGCGTGGCGGTGACGCTGCTGCAGAACGTCATCGTGCTCGCCACGGGCAAGGTGACCGGCACCACCAACGTCAACCTCATCCCCGAGCACCAGCGCGAGTACAGCAACATCACGCTGATGGTCATCCCCGAGGAGGCGGAAATCCTCACGCTGGCCAGCGAGCTGGGCAACCTCACGATGTCGCTGCGCAACGAGGAAGACGTGGACATGATCGAGGAGCGCGGCCGCGCCACCATCAGCACGCTGCTGTCGGGTGAGCGCACCCGCGTGCTCGAGCAGAAGCGTCGCGAGATCATCCAGATCATCAAGGGCAACGCCACCGAGAAGAGCGCGGTGGGCTCCACGGGCGCGCCGTAG
- a CDS encoding type II secretion system F family protein: protein MLAGIVLLLVTGSVFFFSLVIFTVLAKAYEQYQERYVVKSMNDLSDMFLFIDARQLLVLNIASMCLLGILSYIIFNPIMCVGSTIFGFFLPIILVKHYRKRRIKKFNVQLVDALQAMANAFKAGLTFPQAIEHVAREAQPPLSQEFGLFVKEVKLGVPLEEALINMGRRVGSDDLELVVVATNIARQLGGNMAEMFETISSVIRERFRLEGKIDALTAQGKLQGWVVAAMPAILGMVLNYMRPDLMEPMMDHWFGYVLVTVIAIMEVLGVIIIRRIVNIDI, encoded by the coding sequence ATGCTGGCCGGAATCGTCCTCCTCCTCGTCACCGGGTCGGTCTTCTTCTTCAGCCTGGTGATCTTCACCGTCCTGGCGAAGGCCTACGAGCAGTACCAGGAGCGGTACGTCGTCAAGTCGATGAACGACTTGAGCGACATGTTCCTCTTCATCGATGCCCGTCAGCTGCTGGTGCTCAACATCGCCAGCATGTGTCTGTTGGGCATCCTGTCGTACATCATCTTCAACCCCATCATGTGCGTGGGGTCCACGATCTTCGGCTTCTTCCTGCCGATCATCCTGGTGAAGCACTACCGCAAGCGGCGCATCAAGAAGTTCAACGTGCAGCTGGTGGACGCGCTGCAGGCCATGGCCAACGCGTTCAAGGCGGGTCTCACGTTCCCGCAGGCCATCGAGCACGTGGCGCGCGAGGCGCAGCCGCCGCTGTCGCAGGAGTTCGGTCTCTTCGTGAAGGAAGTGAAGCTGGGCGTGCCGCTGGAGGAGGCCCTCATCAACATGGGCCGCCGGGTGGGCAGTGACGACCTGGAGCTGGTCGTGGTGGCCACCAACATCGCGCGTCAGCTCGGCGGCAACATGGCGGAGATGTTCGAGACCATCTCGAGCGTCATCCGCGAGCGCTTCCGCCTCGAGGGGAAGATCGACGCGCTCACCGCCCAGGGCAAGCTGCAGGGCTGGGTGGTGGCGGCCATGCCGGCCATCCTCGGCATGGTGCTCAACTACATGCGTCCGGACCTGATGGAGCCCATGATGGACCACTGGTTCGGGTATGTGCTGGTGACGGTCATCGCCATCATGGAAGTCCTGGGCGTGATCATCATCCGGCGCATCGTCAACATCGACATTTAA
- a CDS encoding type II secretion system F family protein: MSDVLTYTLMGGSALMFAASAGFLGFGVYQNYFSQLVSEMRDDPGGVQSLGSVAIRRLGALNRRLMWPSYENKMRRSLIKAGEPQAFKPEDIMALQEISAVLGLLAGLILMNAVGENLAWSLAFMLFGLYYPIIWVNDQVKKRHLLISRALPYSLDLLTLSVEAGLDFTGALAKVVEKGKSGPLREELQIVLKQLKMGKTREEALKSMIVRVDLPPLTTFVTALIQADKMGTSLGKVLRIQSTQLRIDRTQRAEKLAGEAPVKMLFPLIACIFPTVFMVLFGPIVFQFMFGDVGG; encoded by the coding sequence GTGAGCGACGTCCTCACCTATACGTTGATGGGGGGCTCGGCGCTGATGTTCGCGGCGTCCGCGGGGTTCCTCGGCTTCGGTGTCTACCAGAACTACTTCTCGCAGCTCGTGTCCGAGATGCGGGATGACCCGGGTGGAGTCCAGAGCCTGGGCTCCGTCGCCATCCGCAGGCTCGGCGCACTCAACCGGCGGCTGATGTGGCCGAGCTACGAGAACAAGATGCGCCGCAGCCTCATCAAGGCCGGCGAGCCCCAGGCGTTCAAGCCCGAGGACATCATGGCGCTGCAGGAGATCAGCGCCGTGCTGGGCCTGCTGGCGGGGCTCATCCTGATGAACGCGGTGGGCGAGAACCTGGCCTGGTCGCTCGCCTTCATGCTCTTCGGGCTCTACTACCCGATCATCTGGGTGAATGATCAGGTGAAGAAGCGTCACCTGCTCATCTCCCGGGCGCTGCCCTACAGCCTGGACCTGCTGACGTTGTCGGTGGAAGCGGGTCTGGACTTCACCGGAGCGCTGGCGAAGGTGGTGGAGAAGGGCAAGTCGGGCCCGCTGCGCGAGGAGCTGCAGATCGTCCTCAAGCAGCTGAAGATGGGCAAGACGCGCGAGGAGGCCCTCAAGTCGATGATCGTCCGCGTGGACCTGCCGCCGCTGACCACCTTCGTCACCGCGCTCATCCAGGCGGACAAGATGGGCACCAGCCTCGGCAAGGTGCTGCGCATCCAGTCCACCCAGCTGCGCATCGATCGCACCCAGCGCGCGGAGAAGCTGGCGGGCGAGGCGCCGGTGAAGATGCTCTTCCCGCTCATCGCGTGCATCTTCCCCACGGTGTTCATGGTGCTCTTCGGGCCCATCGTGTTCCAGTTCATGTTCGGAGACGTCGGGGGATAG
- a CDS encoding FHA domain-containing protein, giving the protein MGRTADNDVVLQDAGVSRKHVRISDRLGRFYVQDLGSSNGTLVNDKPLSGEQELQNGDRIALGPVEFLFKEVVSSDDATRPFMPVEEDDDATRPIRRNLYPLSRAETEDGMEAPMSDLSPVGPELETTLPLPRPSAPPVLRPVSEASSREAFSRADTVGEMEVVPEPRAPAPVKAAPAPALAPVPAPAAVAARASSGAAGPSAADLARRRRELSNTLGGQLALWWLEMPRGGKVALLTVATSFLVGMVAALVIVFRPEVDTGPTGPEPTSLGLQALPDSFGLGEGVTWEQPDMKAFDFEFVSPTRAVAVLSYQASGISKEEVSLSVNATAVGWVPPDTTHSTERELQQILPPSVLERNASNQLVFDNVRNPPGQDSWRVWNLRLEIIPVPDLPPEQLLETARTYVAKARNFYERKDVGAENLTLAWENYRSAWITLEALDEKPDLYQDVRHMMGQVAVDLDHKCGQLMLDFQRNIQFKDRKRAARVLDEINRRFPTPAHRCHNLAAEKASEYGL; this is encoded by the coding sequence ATCGGACGCACCGCGGACAACGACGTGGTGCTGCAGGATGCCGGTGTGTCGCGCAAGCACGTGCGCATCTCGGATCGGCTCGGGCGCTTCTATGTCCAGGACCTGGGCAGCTCCAACGGCACCCTGGTCAACGACAAGCCCCTCTCCGGCGAGCAGGAACTGCAGAACGGGGACCGGATCGCCCTGGGGCCCGTGGAGTTCCTCTTCAAGGAGGTCGTGAGCTCGGACGACGCCACCCGGCCCTTCATGCCGGTGGAGGAGGACGATGACGCCACCCGGCCCATCCGTCGCAACCTCTACCCGCTCTCGCGCGCGGAGACGGAGGATGGGATGGAGGCGCCGATGTCGGATCTGTCTCCGGTCGGCCCCGAGCTCGAGACCACGCTCCCCTTGCCTCGTCCCTCGGCGCCGCCCGTGCTTCGTCCCGTGTCGGAGGCCTCGTCCCGGGAGGCATTCTCCCGCGCGGACACGGTGGGGGAGATGGAGGTCGTGCCCGAGCCTCGTGCCCCCGCTCCCGTCAAGGCGGCTCCCGCTCCGGCGCTGGCCCCCGTTCCGGCTCCCGCCGCTGTCGCCGCTCGGGCCTCGTCCGGGGCGGCGGGCCCGTCCGCCGCCGATCTGGCCCGGCGCCGGCGCGAGTTGAGCAACACCCTGGGTGGACAGCTCGCCCTGTGGTGGCTCGAGATGCCGCGTGGCGGGAAGGTCGCGCTGCTCACCGTGGCCACCAGCTTCCTGGTGGGCATGGTGGCCGCGCTCGTCATCGTCTTCCGTCCCGAGGTGGACACAGGTCCCACCGGCCCGGAGCCCACGTCGCTCGGCCTCCAGGCGCTGCCGGACTCGTTCGGCCTGGGCGAGGGCGTGACGTGGGAGCAGCCGGACATGAAGGCGTTCGACTTCGAGTTCGTCTCGCCCACGCGCGCGGTGGCCGTCCTCAGCTACCAGGCTAGCGGCATCTCCAAGGAAGAGGTCTCCCTCTCCGTCAACGCGACGGCCGTGGGGTGGGTCCCGCCGGACACGACCCACTCCACCGAGCGGGAGCTCCAGCAGATCCTCCCGCCGTCCGTGCTCGAGCGTAACGCGAGCAACCAGCTCGTCTTCGACAACGTCCGCAATCCCCCGGGCCAGGACAGCTGGCGGGTGTGGAACCTGCGGCTGGAGATCATCCCCGTGCCGGACCTGCCGCCCGAGCAGCTCCTGGAGACGGCGCGTACCTACGTGGCCAAGGCGCGCAACTTCTACGAGCGCAAGGACGTCGGCGCGGAGAACCTCACCCTCGCCTGGGAGAACTACCGCTCGGCGTGGATCACCCTCGAGGCGTTGGACGAGAAGCCCGACCTCTATCAGGACGTGCGCCACATGATGGGCCAGGTGGCGGTGGACCTGGACCACAAGTGTGGCCAGCTGATGCTGGATTTCCAACGGAACATCCAGTTCAAGGACAGGAAGCGGGCGGCCCGGGTGCTCGATGAGATCAACAGGCGCTTCCCTACACCGGCGCATCGCTGCCACAATCTGGCGGCCGAAAAGGCCAGCGAATACGGGCTGTGA
- a CDS encoding TadE/TadG family type IV pilus assembly protein, with protein MSEHPHQRRESGQAAVEAALVLPLMVFLGLGILQLTQMQHAKLMTEYAAYCAARAGIVWNGNTERMHDAALVALLPTLGRTDDPTGLARTWKRARLQDEALQSLAWPTKDSVVPASVNGAPLFGQVRVDTVNPSWYSPVRSVWKLRSARNWEELDFDGPDAWPQVPALESRLAKFFDLPLPDDDEELFRGATVLSIRVRYWYELRVPFANWILFTTWWAANAGMALGGAIHQPTLNSKARITHGQGGMREVGLAPVRGMENQRGYDTLYRPEMTVLWGLATGAIPLLSGRMGKRYFIPLTATYSMRMQSNFYFKWLMHLNPDWEV; from the coding sequence ATGAGTGAACATCCCCACCAGCGCCGGGAATCGGGTCAGGCCGCGGTCGAGGCGGCCCTGGTGCTGCCGCTCATGGTCTTCCTGGGCCTGGGCATCCTCCAACTGACCCAGATGCAGCACGCGAAGCTGATGACCGAGTACGCGGCGTACTGCGCGGCCCGGGCGGGCATCGTCTGGAACGGCAACACCGAGCGCATGCATGACGCGGCGCTCGTGGCGCTGCTGCCAACCCTGGGCCGCACGGACGACCCGACGGGTCTGGCCCGGACGTGGAAGCGGGCCCGGCTCCAGGACGAGGCATTGCAGTCGCTGGCCTGGCCGACGAAGGACTCGGTGGTGCCGGCCTCGGTGAATGGCGCTCCCCTCTTCGGACAGGTGCGCGTCGATACGGTGAACCCATCCTGGTACTCGCCCGTGCGGAGCGTGTGGAAGCTGCGCTCGGCCCGGAACTGGGAGGAGCTGGACTTCGATGGGCCGGATGCCTGGCCGCAGGTGCCCGCGCTGGAGAGCAGGCTCGCGAAGTTCTTCGACCTCCCGTTGCCGGATGACGACGAGGAGCTCTTCCGCGGGGCCACCGTGCTGAGCATACGGGTGCGCTACTGGTACGAGCTGCGGGTGCCCTTCGCCAACTGGATCCTCTTCACCACGTGGTGGGCGGCCAACGCGGGCATGGCGCTGGGGGGAGCCATCCACCAGCCCACCTTGAATTCGAAGGCACGCATCACCCACGGGCAGGGAGGAATGCGCGAGGTGGGCCTGGCCCCCGTGCGTGGGATGGAGAACCAACGAGGCTACGACACGCTCTACCGGCCGGAGATGACCGTGCTGTGGGGGCTGGCCACCGGCGCCATCCCGCTCCTGTCGGGGCGGATGGGGAAGCGCTACTTCATCCCGCTGACGGCCACCTACAGCATGCGGATGCAGTCGAACTTCTATTTCAAGTGGCTGATGCACCTGAACCCGGACTGGGAGGTGTGA
- a CDS encoding pilus assembly protein TadG-related protein, which translates to MMTRTLRRSLERQEGQALVLACVLMLMLSIALITTVNIGHGVHERIRLQNTADAAAWSTAAMEARAFNFYAFTNRTQVSHYVSAMMWQSLDSFLFSVQAFLTDIYGFMRTIGPCFPSHGRDGAFWMAVCTLLDQLPFIQVLMKALDLVFTVLRGMLLLMKPVMEPIDQAIGRVVVPGHRVLNSVLAGAATAVMLSTSSYVMGTSSAIIAANDPDVDSLVPRTLAGFINQCLYDRAHYREANGTPSNPVNPFEPLDPTRHGEGDKSARAKRVMAGITNATRFSCDAKGGACPETMVTHRRMGSLMPIPHWLAPLKTVLDGFPKWGQTRFLTYRLGQGGGEATWGKASRGRNNLRESRDLPDRPMGMLAQGDVIGADDPYSIKFPGPASIDLGGIQVFNPFRCPTQPGVKDPRTWRDCWGDPREDKNDTLKTSIWAMSNTDLRPNGIHWRVVFPGEASKQEDRDVGLYESRPCIARYQGTCVFEMSVYVANVRIDPNDDNHPWSGLAPFPHFEPGDYEKDCAKGLNETPAPTAVAERKDDFNQPSTWVLLTKGPKESQRTPGQLNSQGRLTFAFDGSPETLDLKNDGEMFVISRGQTYYHRPGNWTEQPNFFNPYWRPRLAAVWQGKDSLPLINTMANALPEALRDSPTKLITH; encoded by the coding sequence ATGATGACCCGCACACTCCGCCGGAGTCTCGAGCGACAGGAAGGCCAGGCCCTCGTGCTCGCCTGTGTGCTGATGCTCATGCTGAGCATCGCGCTCATCACGACGGTCAACATCGGACACGGGGTACACGAGCGCATCCGCCTGCAGAACACGGCGGACGCGGCGGCCTGGTCCACGGCGGCCATGGAGGCGCGCGCGTTCAACTTCTACGCGTTCACCAACCGCACGCAGGTGTCCCACTACGTTTCGGCGATGATGTGGCAATCGCTGGACTCGTTCCTGTTCTCCGTCCAGGCCTTCCTGACGGACATCTACGGGTTCATGCGGACCATCGGCCCGTGCTTCCCGAGTCATGGCCGGGACGGTGCCTTCTGGATGGCGGTCTGCACCCTCCTCGACCAGCTCCCCTTCATCCAGGTGCTCATGAAGGCGCTGGACCTCGTCTTCACGGTGCTCCGGGGGATGTTGCTTCTCATGAAGCCGGTGATGGAGCCCATTGATCAAGCCATCGGCAGGGTCGTGGTCCCCGGACACCGGGTCCTCAATTCGGTCCTGGCCGGTGCCGCCACCGCGGTGATGCTGTCCACGTCCTCGTATGTGATGGGCACCTCCAGCGCCATCATCGCCGCGAATGATCCCGACGTGGATTCGCTCGTCCCGCGGACGCTGGCGGGCTTCATCAACCAGTGCCTCTACGACCGCGCGCACTACAGGGAAGCCAACGGAACACCCTCGAACCCGGTCAACCCCTTCGAGCCGTTGGATCCCACCCGGCATGGAGAGGGCGACAAGAGCGCCCGGGCCAAGCGGGTGATGGCGGGGATCACCAACGCCACGCGCTTCTCGTGCGACGCGAAGGGCGGGGCCTGCCCGGAGACGATGGTCACCCACCGGCGGATGGGGAGCCTCATGCCCATCCCCCACTGGCTCGCACCGTTGAAGACCGTGCTCGATGGCTTCCCCAAGTGGGGCCAGACGCGCTTCCTCACCTACCGGCTCGGCCAGGGCGGCGGGGAGGCAACATGGGGCAAGGCGTCCAGGGGCCGCAACAACCTCCGCGAGTCCAGGGATCTCCCCGACCGCCCCATGGGCATGCTCGCCCAGGGCGATGTCATCGGCGCGGACGACCCCTACTCCATCAAGTTCCCGGGACCGGCCTCCATCGACCTCGGGGGCATCCAGGTCTTCAATCCCTTCCGCTGCCCCACGCAGCCCGGAGTGAAGGACCCGCGAACCTGGCGTGACTGCTGGGGCGATCCGCGCGAGGACAAGAACGACACGCTCAAGACCAGCATCTGGGCCATGAGCAACACGGACCTGCGCCCGAATGGCATCCACTGGCGGGTGGTGTTCCCCGGGGAGGCCTCGAAGCAGGAGGACCGGGACGTGGGCCTCTATGAATCCAGGCCCTGCATCGCCCGGTACCAGGGCACGTGTGTCTTCGAGATGTCCGTCTACGTGGCCAACGTCCGGATCGATCCGAATGACGACAACCACCCCTGGTCGGGACTGGCGCCCTTCCCCCACTTCGAGCCGGGTGACTACGAGAAGGACTGCGCGAAAGGTCTGAACGAGACGCCGGCTCCCACCGCCGTGGCCGAGCGCAAGGACGACTTCAACCAACCCTCCACCTGGGTGCTCCTCACCAAGGGCCCGAAGGAGAGCCAGCGCACTCCGGGCCAGCTCAATTCCCAGGGCAGGCTCACCTTCGCCTTCGACGGGTCACCCGAGACGCTGGACCTGAAGAACGACGGCGAGATGTTCGTCATCTCGCGAGGCCAGACGTACTACCACCGGCCCGGCAACTGGACCGAGCAGCCCAACTTCTTCAACCCGTACTGGCGGCCACGTCTGGCGGCCGTGTGGCAGGGGAAGGACTCGTTGCCGTTGATCAACACGATGGCGAACGCACTGCCGGAGGCCCTCCGGGACTCGCCGACGAAGCTCATCACCCACTGA
- a CDS encoding TadE/TadG family type IV pilus assembly protein, translating to MFRLLVQSKAVRRGAAIVEFALVVPLLVSILMFSVFLSDIIRARLKLQEASRYVAWEMSSYTLSDYATADHERAFDAAMRASAKEAAERYADLDSIESGGRFGTLLRAAPPQVSIQNQPVTGIDLGRVFPDVAGGTRPEAAVAVGKRLDFFLEHFRFNTRGQVEVEVTSELSSSMLPRRFLQKEPHGFFDVDNWGGRDLSHLPVKDRYTLIANGWHLPDGTDALVKAKRAGVHDGGSRHGLSLQVDRMKFLGVGSYLDRVGLDRLGAVARFLVPDFLGTFVVSHNYVPGESARGCNKTRHGAPMGLNNLNAYPGLDDPAQRCFDTAPFRDTQDYDHSLYRKMFMARGANFMGCKNAQADMPNTPDLDPSTSEDKNAQRIPCE from the coding sequence ATGTTCCGCCTCCTCGTCCAGTCGAAGGCCGTCCGGCGCGGCGCCGCCATCGTCGAGTTCGCGCTCGTGGTGCCGCTGCTGGTCTCGATCCTGATGTTCAGCGTCTTCCTGAGCGACATCATCCGGGCCCGGCTCAAGCTGCAGGAAGCCAGCCGGTATGTCGCGTGGGAGATGAGCAGCTACACCCTGAGCGACTACGCCACGGCTGATCATGAAAGGGCCTTCGACGCCGCCATGCGGGCCTCGGCGAAGGAGGCGGCCGAGCGCTACGCGGATCTCGACTCCATCGAGTCCGGAGGCAGATTCGGCACCCTGCTGCGTGCCGCGCCGCCGCAAGTGAGCATCCAGAACCAGCCCGTGACGGGCATCGACCTGGGCCGCGTCTTTCCCGACGTCGCGGGAGGAACCCGCCCCGAGGCGGCCGTCGCGGTGGGAAAGAGACTCGACTTCTTCCTGGAGCACTTCCGCTTCAACACCCGGGGCCAGGTGGAGGTGGAGGTCACCAGCGAGCTCTCCAGCTCCATGCTCCCCCGGCGCTTCCTGCAGAAGGAGCCTCACGGTTTCTTCGACGTGGACAACTGGGGAGGCAGGGACCTGAGTCACCTGCCGGTGAAGGACCGCTACACCCTCATCGCCAACGGATGGCATCTGCCCGATGGCACGGATGCCCTGGTGAAAGCCAAGAGGGCCGGCGTACACGACGGCGGCTCCCGGCACGGTCTCTCCCTGCAGGTGGACCGGATGAAGTTCCTGGGCGTGGGGAGCTACCTGGACCGGGTGGGGTTGGACCGGCTCGGTGCGGTGGCCCGCTTCCTCGTCCCGGACTTCCTGGGCACCTTCGTGGTGTCCCACAACTACGTGCCAGGAGAGAGCGCCCGCGGCTGCAACAAGACCCGGCATGGCGCCCCCATGGGCCTCAACAACCTGAACGCCTACCCCGGCCTGGACGACCCCGCCCAGCGCTGCTTCGACACCGCCCCGTTCCGTGACACCCAGGACTACGACCACTCCCTCTACCGGAAGATGTTCATGGCCCGTGGTGCCAACTTCATGGGCTGCAAGAACGCCCAGGCGGACATGCCCAACACACCCGACCTCGACCCCAGTACGTCCGAGGACAAGAACGCGCAGAGGATCCCGTGCGAGTAG